From Rhodovastum atsumiense, a single genomic window includes:
- a CDS encoding PaaI family thioesterase encodes MSGGTLSPEAVQAILDASPFIAFSGLKVVSADLARGEITMRCPMRPEFERRAGSGQWHGGPIAAVIDTVGDFALGMLVGRGLPTVNFRVDYLRPALHTDLVATATVRRNGRSIGVADVDVFNEQGVLLAIGRASYAMTEPGK; translated from the coding sequence ATGAGCGGCGGCACGCTATCGCCCGAGGCGGTGCAGGCGATCCTCGATGCATCGCCCTTCATCGCCTTCTCCGGGCTGAAGGTGGTGTCGGCCGATCTGGCCCGCGGCGAGATCACCATGCGCTGCCCGATGCGCCCGGAATTCGAGCGCCGCGCCGGCTCCGGGCAATGGCATGGCGGCCCGATCGCCGCGGTGATCGACACGGTCGGCGATTTCGCGCTCGGCATGCTGGTCGGGCGCGGCCTGCCCACCGTCAATTTCCGCGTCGATTACCTGCGCCCCGCGCTGCACACGGATCTGGTGGCCACCGCCACGGTCCGGCGCAACGGCCGCAGCATCGGCGTGGCCGATGTGGATGTGTTCAACGAGCAGGGCGTGCTGCTGGCCATTGGCCGGGCCAGCTACGCCATGACGGAGCCAGGGAAGTGA
- a CDS encoding FG-GAP-like repeat-containing protein, which translates to MSNSTFGTIRSLGLAAMPGTGGKALSFPAAAPHTGGYLIRPGVSGSVTTFTLVYDLLIPAGQSSGYGALFQTDLSNRSDADLFLKRLSADSAGIGISGTYDGEVSLGGWHRIAFTFEGQGDGSSVLSKYVDGALVGQQSVSTSRFSFDGDSGFLILTDEDGETWAGALSSFLFTTTALSEQQVAALGGTTAGGILAAAPAEGSATQFDFESGTLAASFGPGTMAAVDAAQAGGIASPAELGLPAYPADPAGVLHYPASDIAQGYTVTTGATETVSSFTLIYDLYLSAKDLGGYAALFQTDPGNASDADLFLKKLGTGIAGIGISSVYEGEITLDAWHRIAVSYQDMGNGNTVLRKYVDGALVGEQTLSTSRFSIDASGRFLILADEDGETAAGFLNSFAYVGHTLTGAEIAALGGATRGGIFTDATVPAGTLQFDFDKGGYGTTYGTGTLAPRGTDGGSIGDADKLGVGKFPGDDSGVLGFPATGPGEGYQIGVNVPGSISSYSVLFDLLIPAGQDGDAGALFRTSADMDANANVFLVRNQDGSIGISVAGETHGSFAFGQWHRLAITVQDQGNGSSVLTAYVDGAVAGHFTVDAAKFSVNGTTGCTVLSDNDGETWAGYLNSLHITPAVLDGAAIAALGGPTIGGIIAQANANPYATQFDFDNGTLTASYGSATMTAIGMLTPPAIAQAIDDQRLTTATGTITIDLAGVFSGGDLTYNVTTGDGKIATARVVDGKLVVDVNGWGITDITVTASNAAGDAVSDSFRLRHVSASAYTVAVVPDTQDYTDDPAGARLYHKMTQWLADNKAALNTVFALQVGDVTQWSAPEQWAIAKDAWSTLNGVVPYAVLPGNHDLAEGSASNHTTLLGQYFTLDYMTQNSTLGGVYDGEPNSTANAWYTFEGSDGTKWMVLMMEFGPRDDVVRWAKGVMDAHLDYKVILATHHYTNMGTRADPLSNELYGEGTGKDYGMVNDPQGASDGEDLWQTLVSQYSNISFVFSGHVFGDGAETIVSYNQFGQPVYQMFVNYQDGVASEITGNGDASAGGNGGNGAMRLVTIDPETGTVYTETYLANLDTYLTGVRQTTTPSRDGTSTADLTGPYLDHEQTIPGFDTDAPDYQFKAKAGDDLTLDAGNAGTIKVTLDGSASIDLLSQVAKYEWLNAAGEVIATGKNAALELAAGKYSFTLRAVTADGVTSTDTVDVTVTGAATLLRDNFNDGNANGWTRTGGTWLVKGTAAATPTAANAQGALYAYNDSSGAMIWSDPAAKAWTGYTLDVTLITEDDDTIGVYFYYTDANNFYRLTFNIQNNERLLVKVKDGVSTTLARETITTPFDQTMDLKVSVADGRIFATLDGDALFGGAVTDATAPLTGGTVGLVSNSQHQSIFDDVLVTAGTLRAYAGRDIRVIDSDGDGAATISLTGSHSFALGGIAGATWSENGKVVANAADAEISLGAGTHVLTLNLTGAGDSGHDSDSVIVTVIKASDVLVQDDFADGNANGWRFVDEHELGAAPDWQVVNGRLTQLADSYSRQLGGSGDTAPTPEWRLTWSPLGDGIYALRKGAYALWDEAGAREWRNYSTEATIRWADTGGVGFLFHYTDANNTYKLELDSETGLIQLFSLKGGIEQTLWQSPNAFTATDTAVLRVDIVEGVITAWLDGVALFASPIAVHDTEQGTVGLYTWGNPGVSFDDVLVTRLNGATVPGQEITGTAASEMLTSGAGDDVIRGLGGNDTLVGGGGNDTLDGGAGADVAVVNATRAGSTLTRLGDGSWRLTSADGTDVLRSIEVVRFTDGDLALHTAPGDFLGTATTDLLFQHGGGTVALWSVANGAVTASSGLGTLPAGATVLASGDLTGDGIADILTQRADGSLAVWETHGGTVTTQHALAAPGAGRQVAAIGDVDGNGAQDIVLQGSDGAITALRMQGGTVAGVTTLGHTDAAWTLRAATDLDGDGTDDLVFTSTGGDVAAWMVRDGVAVSGKGIGHLADGWSFEAAGDVTGDGTPDLVFAHTSGTMAYWALQDGGVTATGAIGQYAEGWSFATAGDLDADGTTDLVFTHASGAVAAWQVQHGLAVSATSLGATAPNWQLV; encoded by the coding sequence ATGAGCAATTCCACTTTCGGAACAATCCGCTCCCTTGGTCTCGCCGCGATGCCGGGCACCGGCGGGAAAGCCCTGAGCTTCCCCGCCGCCGCGCCCCACACCGGCGGCTACCTGATTCGCCCCGGCGTGTCCGGCAGCGTCACCACCTTCACGCTGGTCTATGACCTGCTGATCCCGGCAGGCCAGTCCTCCGGTTATGGCGCGCTGTTCCAGACCGACCTGAGCAACCGTTCCGATGCGGATCTGTTCCTGAAGCGGCTCTCCGCCGATTCCGCCGGGATCGGCATCTCCGGCACCTATGACGGCGAGGTCTCCCTCGGCGGCTGGCACCGCATCGCCTTCACCTTCGAAGGCCAGGGTGACGGCAGCTCGGTGCTGTCGAAATATGTCGATGGCGCCCTGGTCGGCCAGCAATCCGTCTCCACCAGCCGCTTCAGCTTCGACGGAGACAGCGGCTTCCTGATCCTCACCGACGAGGACGGAGAGACCTGGGCCGGCGCGCTGAGCAGCTTCCTGTTCACCACCACGGCCCTGAGCGAGCAGCAGGTCGCCGCCCTCGGCGGCACCACGGCCGGCGGCATCCTCGCCGCGGCGCCGGCGGAAGGCAGCGCCACCCAGTTCGACTTCGAGAGCGGCACCCTCGCCGCCAGCTTCGGCCCCGGCACCATGGCGGCGGTCGACGCGGCGCAGGCGGGCGGCATCGCCTCCCCGGCCGAGCTCGGCCTGCCGGCCTATCCGGCCGATCCGGCCGGAGTGCTGCACTATCCCGCCTCCGACATCGCCCAGGGCTATACGGTGACGACCGGCGCCACCGAAACCGTCTCTTCCTTCACGCTGATCTACGACCTCTATCTCTCGGCGAAGGACCTGGGCGGCTACGCCGCGCTGTTCCAGACCGACCCCGGCAACGCCAGCGACGCCGACCTGTTCCTCAAGAAGCTTGGCACCGGCATCGCCGGCATCGGCATCTCCAGCGTCTATGAAGGCGAGATCACGCTGGATGCCTGGCACCGCATCGCCGTCAGCTACCAGGACATGGGCAACGGCAACACGGTCCTGCGCAAATACGTCGACGGCGCGCTGGTCGGCGAACAGACCCTCAGCACCTCCCGCTTCTCCATCGACGCCAGCGGCCGGTTCCTCATCCTGGCCGACGAGGACGGCGAGACCGCCGCGGGCTTCCTGAACAGCTTCGCCTATGTCGGCCATACGCTGACCGGGGCCGAGATCGCTGCGCTGGGCGGGGCCACGCGCGGCGGCATCTTCACTGATGCGACCGTTCCCGCCGGCACGCTGCAGTTCGACTTCGACAAGGGCGGCTACGGCACCACCTACGGCACCGGCACGCTGGCGCCGCGCGGCACCGATGGCGGCAGCATCGGCGATGCCGACAAGCTCGGGGTGGGCAAATTCCCCGGCGATGACAGCGGTGTGCTGGGCTTCCCCGCCACCGGCCCGGGCGAGGGCTACCAGATCGGCGTGAATGTCCCGGGTAGCATCAGCAGCTATTCGGTGCTGTTCGACCTGCTGATCCCGGCCGGCCAGGACGGCGATGCGGGGGCGCTGTTCCGCACATCCGCCGACATGGACGCCAATGCCAACGTGTTCCTGGTGCGCAACCAGGACGGCAGCATCGGCATCTCCGTCGCCGGCGAGACCCATGGCAGCTTCGCCTTCGGCCAGTGGCACCGGCTGGCCATCACGGTGCAGGACCAGGGCAACGGCAGCTCGGTGCTGACCGCCTATGTCGATGGCGCGGTGGCCGGGCACTTCACCGTCGATGCCGCCAAGTTCTCGGTCAACGGCACCACCGGCTGCACCGTGCTGTCGGACAATGACGGCGAGACCTGGGCGGGCTACCTGAACAGCCTGCACATCACGCCCGCCGTGCTGGACGGCGCCGCCATCGCAGCCCTCGGCGGTCCGACCATCGGCGGCATCATCGCCCAGGCCAACGCCAATCCCTATGCCACACAGTTCGACTTCGACAATGGCACGCTGACCGCGAGCTACGGCTCGGCCACCATGACCGCGATCGGCATGCTGACCCCGCCGGCCATCGCCCAGGCCATCGACGACCAGCGCCTGACCACGGCGACCGGCACGATCACCATCGACCTCGCCGGCGTCTTCAGCGGCGGCGATCTCACCTACAACGTCACCACCGGCGACGGGAAAATCGCCACCGCCCGGGTCGTCGACGGCAAGCTGGTGGTGGATGTCAACGGCTGGGGCATCACCGACATCACCGTCACCGCGTCCAATGCCGCCGGCGACGCAGTGTCCGACAGCTTCCGCCTGCGCCATGTCAGCGCCAGCGCCTACACCGTCGCGGTGGTGCCGGACACCCAGGACTACACCGACGACCCGGCCGGCGCGCGGCTGTACCACAAGATGACGCAGTGGCTGGCCGACAACAAGGCCGCGCTGAACACGGTGTTCGCGCTGCAGGTCGGCGACGTCACCCAATGGAGCGCCCCGGAGCAATGGGCGATCGCCAAGGACGCGTGGTCGACGCTGAACGGCGTGGTGCCCTACGCCGTGCTGCCGGGCAACCATGACCTGGCGGAGGGCAGCGCCTCCAACCACACCACGCTGCTCGGCCAGTACTTCACCCTCGATTATATGACGCAGAACAGCACGCTGGGCGGCGTCTATGACGGCGAGCCGAACAGCACCGCCAATGCCTGGTACACCTTCGAGGGCAGCGACGGCACCAAGTGGATGGTGCTGATGATGGAATTCGGCCCGCGCGACGACGTGGTGCGCTGGGCCAAGGGAGTGATGGACGCCCACCTGGACTACAAGGTCATCCTGGCCACCCATCACTACACCAACATGGGCACGCGTGCCGATCCGCTCTCGAACGAACTCTATGGCGAGGGCACCGGCAAGGACTACGGGATGGTGAACGATCCCCAGGGGGCCAGCGACGGCGAGGATCTCTGGCAGACCCTGGTCAGCCAGTACTCCAACATCTCCTTCGTCTTTTCCGGCCACGTGTTCGGTGACGGCGCCGAGACCATCGTCAGCTACAACCAGTTCGGCCAGCCGGTCTACCAGATGTTCGTCAACTACCAGGACGGCGTCGCGAGCGAGATCACCGGCAACGGCGACGCCTCCGCCGGCGGCAATGGCGGCAACGGCGCCATGCGGCTGGTGACGATCGATCCGGAAACCGGCACCGTCTACACTGAAACCTACCTCGCCAATCTCGACACCTATCTGACCGGGGTGCGCCAGACCACGACGCCCTCGCGCGACGGCACCAGCACCGCCGACCTGACCGGGCCCTATCTCGACCACGAGCAGACCATCCCCGGCTTCGACACCGATGCGCCAGACTACCAGTTCAAGGCGAAGGCGGGCGACGACCTGACCCTCGATGCCGGCAATGCCGGCACCATCAAGGTGACGCTCGACGGCAGCGCCAGTATCGACCTGCTGTCGCAGGTGGCGAAATACGAGTGGCTCAATGCCGCCGGCGAGGTGATTGCCACCGGCAAGAATGCCGCGCTGGAGCTGGCCGCCGGCAAATACAGCTTCACCCTGCGTGCGGTGACCGCCGACGGCGTGACCAGCACCGATACGGTCGACGTCACCGTCACCGGCGCCGCCACCCTGCTGCGGGACAACTTCAACGACGGCAACGCCAATGGCTGGACCCGCACCGGCGGCACCTGGCTGGTGAAGGGCACCGCCGCCGCCACCCCCACGGCGGCGAACGCCCAGGGCGCGCTCTATGCCTACAACGACAGCTCGGGCGCCATGATCTGGTCCGACCCGGCGGCGAAGGCCTGGACCGGCTATACGCTCGACGTCACCCTGATCACCGAGGATGACGACACCATCGGCGTCTATTTCTACTACACGGACGCCAACAACTTCTATCGCCTGACCTTCAACATCCAGAACAACGAGCGGCTGCTGGTGAAGGTGAAGGACGGCGTGAGCACCACGCTCGCCCGTGAGACCATCACCACGCCGTTCGACCAGACCATGGACCTGAAGGTCAGCGTCGCCGATGGCCGCATCTTCGCCACCCTCGACGGCGACGCGCTGTTCGGCGGGGCGGTGACCGACGCCACCGCCCCGCTCACGGGCGGCACCGTCGGGCTGGTGTCGAACAGCCAGCACCAGTCGATCTTCGACGACGTGCTGGTTACCGCCGGCACACTGCGCGCCTATGCCGGCCGCGATATCCGGGTGATCGACAGCGACGGCGACGGGGCGGCGACGATATCGCTGACCGGATCGCACAGCTTCGCCCTCGGAGGCATCGCCGGCGCGACCTGGAGCGAGAACGGCAAGGTGGTGGCGAACGCGGCCGACGCGGAGATCTCGCTCGGCGCCGGCACGCATGTGCTGACGCTGAACCTCACCGGCGCCGGCGACAGCGGCCATGACAGCGACAGCGTCATCGTCACGGTCATCAAGGCCAGTGACGTGCTGGTGCAGGATGACTTCGCCGATGGCAACGCCAATGGCTGGCGCTTCGTCGACGAGCACGAACTCGGCGCCGCGCCGGACTGGCAGGTGGTGAACGGCCGCCTGACGCAGCTCGCCGACAGCTACAGCCGCCAGCTCGGCGGCAGCGGCGACACCGCGCCGACGCCGGAATGGCGACTCACCTGGAGCCCGCTCGGCGACGGCATCTACGCGCTGCGCAAGGGGGCCTACGCCCTGTGGGACGAAGCCGGCGCGCGGGAGTGGCGGAACTATTCGACGGAAGCGACCATCCGCTGGGCCGACACCGGCGGCGTCGGCTTCCTGTTCCACTACACGGACGCCAACAACACCTACAAGCTGGAGCTCGACTCGGAGACCGGGCTGATCCAGTTGTTCAGCCTGAAGGGCGGCATCGAGCAGACGCTGTGGCAGAGCCCGAACGCCTTCACCGCCACCGACACCGCGGTGCTGCGGGTCGACATCGTCGAAGGCGTCATCACCGCCTGGCTCGACGGCGTGGCGCTGTTCGCCTCGCCGATCGCGGTGCACGACACCGAGCAGGGCACGGTCGGGCTCTACACCTGGGGCAATCCGGGGGTCAGCTTCGACGACGTGCTGGTGACGCGGCTGAACGGCGCGACGGTGCCCGGCCAGGAGATCACCGGCACCGCGGCATCGGAAATGCTCACCAGCGGCGCCGGCGATGACGTCATCCGCGGCCTCGGCGGCAACGACACGCTGGTCGGCGGCGGCGGCAACGACACGCTCGATGGCGGGGCCGGCGCCGACGTCGCGGTGGTGAATGCCACCCGCGCCGGCAGCACCCTCACCCGCCTCGGCGACGGTAGCTGGCGCCTGACCAGCGCCGACGGCACCGACGTGCTGCGCTCGATCGAAGTGGTCCGCTTCACCGACGGCGATCTGGCGCTGCACACCGCCCCTGGCGACTTCCTCGGCACCGCCACGACCGACCTGCTGTTCCAGCATGGCGGCGGCACGGTGGCGCTGTGGTCGGTCGCGAACGGCGCGGTGACGGCCTCCTCCGGGCTCGGCACCCTGCCCGCCGGGGCGACGGTGCTGGCGAGCGGCGACCTGACCGGCGACGGCATCGCCGACATCCTGACGCAACGGGCGGATGGCAGCCTTGCGGTGTGGGAGACGCATGGCGGCACGGTCACCACGCAGCATGCGCTGGCAGCCCCCGGCGCGGGACGGCAGGTCGCGGCGATTGGCGATGTCGATGGCAACGGCGCACAGGACATCGTGCTGCAGGGCAGCGACGGTGCCATCACCGCCCTGCGGATGCAGGGCGGCACGGTCGCAGGGGTGACCACGCTCGGCCACACCGACGCGGCCTGGACGCTGCGGGCCGCGACCGACCTCGACGGCGACGGCACCGACGACCTGGTGTTCACCAGCACCGGCGGTGACGTGGCGGCCTGGATGGTGCGCGACGGCGTCGCCGTCAGCGGCAAGGGCATCGGCCACCTCGCCGATGGCTGGAGCTTCGAGGCCGCCGGCGACGTGACCGGCGACGGCACGCCCGACCTGGTGTTCGCGCATACCAGCGGCACCATGGCCTATTGGGCGCTGCAGGACGGTGGCGTCACCGCCACCGGCGCGATCGGCCAGTACGCCGAGGGCTGGAGCTTCGCCACCGCCGGCGACCTCGATGCCGACGGCACCACCGACCTGGTCTTCACCCACGCTTCCGGCGCGGTAGCGGCCTGGCAGGTGCAGCACGGCCTCGCCGTTTCCGCCACCTCGCTCGGCGCCACGGCGCCGAACTGGCAACTGGTCTGA
- a CDS encoding ABC transporter substrate-binding protein → MTSIMQMTRRGVLAASTAGVLLNGIWQPAARAAGTPRRGGSLTATWGGFEPQALFVPGGGGSSPFMTSTKVLERLLGQTSDLKFVNILAESVQAAPDFRSYTLRLREGVTWHDGRPFAADDVVFSVLQFWKPFALTVALKALTGAEAKDPRTVVLSFASPVPDFYLRSTLSGQNSVILPKHLYEGRDLVTNPVNNKPIGTGPWVVREWVRGSHVEYERNPNYWDSGKPYLDRLFIRWWRDPASRAAAFEAGELDMGISNPVPVPDIERLTRTGRFQATTRGYETCSWCATIEFNLRRENVNRREVRQALLHGIDRQFIVDTVYFGKGKVGTSPIHSNNPVFYNRDVPRYDFDPAKAARLLDAAGLKKRRGGRFTVQLLAANWFEENAKNGQYVKQALEDLDITVNLTTPDRATSLKRIYTDYDFDIALSNYTAPIEPVPIITQYYTTDGIVKGAPFRNANGFSDPAMDDLVSHLATETDEAKRKVLANQFQADAVAQANLLPMVEFDSFTVTRSDVRNHSGWANYIGESWADLWREG, encoded by the coding sequence GTGACCTCGATCATGCAGATGACGCGCCGCGGCGTTCTGGCCGCCTCCACCGCCGGGGTCCTGCTCAACGGGATCTGGCAGCCGGCCGCCCGCGCCGCCGGCACGCCCCGGCGCGGCGGTTCGCTCACCGCGACCTGGGGCGGTTTCGAGCCGCAGGCGCTGTTCGTGCCCGGTGGCGGCGGCTCCAGCCCGTTCATGACCTCGACGAAGGTGCTGGAACGCCTGCTCGGCCAGACCAGCGACCTGAAATTCGTCAACATCCTGGCCGAAAGCGTGCAGGCCGCGCCGGATTTCCGCAGCTACACGCTGCGGCTGCGCGAAGGCGTCACCTGGCATGACGGCCGGCCCTTCGCCGCCGATGACGTCGTCTTTTCGGTGCTGCAGTTCTGGAAGCCCTTCGCGCTGACCGTGGCGCTGAAGGCGCTGACCGGGGCGGAGGCGAAGGACCCGCGCACGGTGGTGCTGAGCTTCGCCTCGCCGGTGCCGGATTTCTATCTGCGCTCCACCCTCTCCGGCCAGAACTCGGTGATCCTGCCGAAGCATCTCTACGAGGGCCGGGACCTCGTCACCAACCCGGTCAACAACAAGCCGATCGGCACCGGCCCGTGGGTGGTGCGCGAATGGGTGCGCGGCAGCCATGTCGAGTACGAGCGCAACCCGAATTACTGGGATTCCGGCAAGCCTTATCTGGACCGCCTGTTCATCCGCTGGTGGCGTGACCCCGCCTCCCGCGCCGCCGCCTTCGAAGCGGGCGAGCTGGACATGGGTATTTCCAATCCCGTGCCGGTGCCCGACATCGAGCGCCTGACCCGCACCGGCCGCTTCCAGGCTACCACGCGCGGCTACGAGACGTGCAGCTGGTGCGCGACCATCGAGTTCAACCTGCGCCGCGAGAATGTGAACCGGCGGGAAGTGCGCCAGGCCCTGCTGCACGGCATCGACCGGCAGTTCATCGTCGACACCGTCTATTTCGGCAAGGGCAAGGTCGGCACCTCGCCGATCCACAGCAACAACCCGGTCTTCTACAACCGCGATGTTCCCCGATACGACTTCGATCCCGCGAAGGCGGCACGGCTGCTGGACGCGGCGGGGCTGAAGAAGCGGCGGGGCGGGCGCTTCACCGTGCAATTGCTGGCCGCCAACTGGTTCGAGGAGAACGCCAAGAACGGCCAGTACGTGAAGCAGGCGCTGGAAGACCTGGACATCACCGTGAACCTGACCACGCCGGACCGGGCCACCTCGCTCAAGCGCATCTACACCGACTACGATTTCGACATCGCGCTGTCCAATTACACCGCGCCGATCGAGCCGGTGCCGATCATCACCCAGTACTATACCACCGACGGCATCGTGAAGGGGGCGCCATTCCGCAACGCCAACGGCTTTTCCGACCCGGCGATGGACGATCTGGTCAGCCACCTGGCCACCGAGACCGACGAGGCGAAGCGCAAGGTCCTGGCCAACCAGTTCCAGGCCGACGCGGTCGCCCAGGCGAACCTGCTGCCCATGGTGGAATTCGACAGTTTCACCGTTACCCGCAGCGACGTGCGCAACCATTCCGGCTGGGCCAACTACATCGGCGAAAGCTGGGCCGATCTCTGGCGCGAGGGCTGA
- a CDS encoding quinone oxidoreductase family protein — MKALVLREHGGLEKLRLETDFPDPVPQAGEVVLRVRATSLNYHDVFTRRGMPGIRIPFPCIIGLDVAGEIAAIGPGVEGWQVGERVLVDPINRVEGGLMGETQHGGMAELCRAKAHQLIRLPDTVSFEQAAALPVAYGTALRMMYSVGKVQAGEKVLILGASGGVGVCCVQLAKLAGCEVIACAGSPEKARRLRELGADQVILYTETDFQKVIQETYGKASRRRGAPGGGIDVAVNFTGGDTWKKSLRCLRLGGRQLTCGATAGFAVEEDLRFIWTFELQIMGSNGWDTPDIGTLLDLVGSGRLQVVIDRVYGLDEGVEALRQIEDRNVIGKIVVTP, encoded by the coding sequence ATGAAGGCATTGGTCCTGCGTGAGCACGGCGGTCTGGAGAAGCTCCGCCTCGAGACGGATTTCCCCGATCCGGTGCCGCAAGCGGGTGAGGTCGTGCTGCGCGTCCGTGCCACGTCGCTGAACTATCATGACGTCTTCACCCGGCGCGGCATGCCGGGCATCCGCATACCGTTCCCCTGCATCATCGGGCTCGACGTGGCCGGCGAGATCGCCGCCATCGGCCCCGGCGTCGAAGGCTGGCAGGTCGGCGAGCGCGTGCTGGTCGATCCCATCAACCGCGTCGAGGGCGGGCTGATGGGCGAAACCCAGCATGGCGGCATGGCGGAACTCTGCCGCGCCAAGGCCCACCAGCTGATCCGCCTGCCCGACACTGTCAGCTTCGAACAGGCGGCGGCGCTGCCGGTCGCCTACGGCACCGCCCTGCGCATGATGTACAGCGTGGGCAAGGTGCAGGCCGGGGAGAAGGTGCTGATCCTCGGCGCCAGCGGCGGCGTCGGCGTCTGCTGCGTGCAGCTTGCCAAACTGGCCGGCTGCGAGGTGATCGCCTGCGCCGGCAGCCCGGAGAAGGCACGCCGCCTGCGCGAGCTCGGGGCGGACCAGGTCATCCTCTACACCGAAACCGATTTCCAGAAGGTCATCCAGGAGACCTATGGCAAGGCCAGCCGCCGCCGCGGCGCGCCGGGCGGCGGCATCGATGTCGCGGTCAACTTCACCGGCGGCGACACCTGGAAGAAATCGCTGCGCTGCCTGCGCCTCGGCGGCCGGCAATTGACCTGCGGCGCCACCGCCGGCTTCGCGGTGGAAGAAGACCTGCGCTTCATCTGGACCTTCGAGCTGCAGATCATGGGCTCGAACGGCTGGGACACGCCCGATATCGGCACGTTGCTCGATCTGGTGGGCAGCGGCCGGCTGCAGGTGGTCATCGACCGGGTCTACGGGCTGGACGAGGGTGTGGAAGCCCTGCGCCAGATCGAGGACCGCAACGTCATCGGCAAGATCGTGGTGACGCCATGA
- a CDS encoding ABC transporter permease, with protein sequence MGRLLFRRLLQGLPLVLGVIVLNFVLIQAAPGSLLDVMTAEQQISDPAMIARLRVLYGMDDPAWLQLLKYIWSVLQLDFGFSYRQNMPVLDVILSQLPATLILMLSSMGLALLVGVTAGVVAAVKVNSLWDNLLSFLAVFFFAAPSFWLGIMLIILFSVKLGWLPVGGMTTIGADPGAWGAALDVLQHMVLPTLTLGLFYAAVYARVMRAAMLEVFSLDFVRTAQAKGLGRARVVIRHVLRNALLPIVTLFGLQLGTVLGGSVVVETVFSWPGIGSLLLDSVSSRNYPVVLGVLVLGSLVVVLANILVDLAYTRLDPRIRGR encoded by the coding sequence ATGGGGCGGTTGCTGTTCCGGCGCCTGCTGCAGGGATTGCCCCTCGTGCTCGGCGTCATCGTGCTGAACTTCGTGCTGATCCAGGCGGCGCCGGGCAGCCTGCTCGACGTCATGACGGCCGAGCAGCAGATCTCGGACCCGGCGATGATCGCGCGGCTGCGGGTGCTGTACGGCATGGACGACCCGGCCTGGCTGCAGTTGCTGAAATACATCTGGTCGGTGCTGCAGCTCGATTTCGGCTTTTCCTACCGCCAGAACATGCCGGTGCTGGACGTGATCCTGTCCCAGCTTCCGGCGACGCTGATCCTGATGCTCTCCAGCATGGGGCTGGCGCTGCTGGTCGGCGTCACCGCCGGCGTGGTGGCGGCGGTGAAGGTGAACAGCCTGTGGGACAACCTGCTGTCCTTCCTGGCGGTGTTCTTCTTCGCCGCCCCCAGCTTCTGGCTGGGGATCATGCTGATCATCCTGTTCTCGGTGAAGCTTGGCTGGCTGCCGGTGGGCGGCATGACCACCATCGGCGCTGATCCCGGCGCCTGGGGTGCCGCGCTGGACGTGCTGCAGCACATGGTGCTGCCCACGCTCACGCTCGGCCTGTTCTATGCGGCGGTCTATGCCCGGGTGATGCGCGCGGCGATGCTGGAGGTGTTCAGCCTCGACTTCGTCCGCACCGCGCAGGCCAAGGGGCTGGGCCGGGCCCGCGTGGTGATCCGGCACGTGCTGCGCAACGCCCTGCTGCCCATCGTCACGTTGTTCGGGCTGCAACTCGGCACCGTGCTGGGCGGCAGCGTGGTGGTGGAGACGGTGTTCAGCTGGCCCGGCATCGGCAGCCTGCTGCTCGACAGCGTGTCCTCGCGCAACTACCCGGTGGTGCTGGGCGTGCTGGTGCTGGGATCACTGGTCGTCGTGCTCGCCAATATCCTGGTCGACCTCGCCTATACCCGGCTCGACCCGCGCATCCGGGGGAGGTGA